One Malania oleifera isolate guangnan ecotype guangnan chromosome 10, ASM2987363v1, whole genome shotgun sequence genomic region harbors:
- the LOC131165626 gene encoding fasciclin-like arabinogalactan protein 12: MENHLFSTSSLILITTLYLSTTQAQSQAPSPAPVFSAPPTPLPPTPAPLAPSPLSVTPLSPAPPGPTNIVAILNKSGMFSALIRLLKTTQVDDRITSLLSDSKGGLTLFAPTDKAFANLKSGTLNSLDDRQQVQLILYHILTSYVPISQFEAASNPLHTQAGDTANGEYPLNVTTAGNQITLMTGLVNTKVTKTVYTDGQLAVYQVDDVLLPIRIFAPLPPAPAPSKHKKAAAEGPSTPLSSSDSTTGGTSVVPSGAVALIWHSFVWFGGIVIVAVVSL, from the coding sequence ATGGAAAACCACCTGTTCTCCACTTCTTCATTGATATTGATCACCACTCTCTACCTCTCAACAACCCAGGCTCAGTCTCAGGCTCCATCCCCAGCACCTGTATTTTCAGCACCTCCAACTCCATTGCCCCCAACTCCAGCACCCCTGGCTCCATCACCTCTGTCTGTAACACCTCTGTCTCCAGCACCACCAGGCCCGACAAATATTGTAGCAATCCTCAATAAATCTGGCATGTTTTCTGCCCTAATCCGACTACTCAAAACTACACAAGTGGATGATCGAATTACGTCACTGCTCAGTGACTCAAAAGGAGGCCTTACACTGTTTGCACCAACTGACAAAGCCTTTGCCAACCTCAAATCTGGCACTCTAAACTCCCTCGATGATCGGCAACAGGTCCAGCTGATCTTATACCATATACTAACTTCATATGTTCCTATCTCCCAGTTTGAAGCTGCTAGCAACCCACTTCACACACAGGCAGGTGACACTGCCAATGGCGAGTATCCTCTCAATGTCACCACTGCTGGCAATCAGATCACCCTAATGACAGGCCTTGTTAACACAAAGGTAACTAAGACAGTTTATACAGATGGCCAACTTGCTGTGTACCAGGTGGATGATGTGCTTCTTCCAATCCGTATCTTTGCCCCATTACCACCTGCTCCTGCACCATCTAAGCACAAGAAGGCAGCAGCGGAAGGTCCTTCAACTCCTTTAAGTTCTTCAGATTCTACCACGGGAGGCACTTCAGTTGTTCCTTCTGGTGCAGTGGCTTTGATCTGGCATTCATTTGTTTGGTTTGGAGGAATAGTAATAGTAGCAGTAGTTTCATTGTGA